The following nucleotide sequence is from Microcoleus sp. bin38.metabat.b11b12b14.051.
CCCTGCTCTATTCGTGGCAAGCAATTCGATCGAGACTCTCTGATACTTTATTAAAAATAGGAGCATCAACGATGATTAACTCAAATTTACTGGCAGTAGTGGAGTCGGCTGTGACTGACACAGCGTTAGGAAATTGGCAAAAGCCGCTAGTGATGTTTGTTTGCAATATTTTAGCGTTGCTAGTTCTGAGCCGCAGAATTTGGTATCCCCACGTCGGGCCGAAAATGCCTTTGCCTTTTCCGGCTTTGTTCAACAATGTTAGCGTACCGGCATTTCTGGCTTGCATGAGCGCGGGTCATTTGCTGGGAACGATCGCGATTTTGACGCTCGGTGTTGACAATTATTTTTAGAAGCAAATGCGCGACTGTTGTGGCAATTAGTTGCTGCGATGGATTGATTAAAATGCGAAAATTTTGCAGGGTAAGTGCAATA
It contains:
- a CDS encoding Photosystem I reaction center subunit PsaK, which produces MINSNLLAVVESAVTDTALGNWQKPLVMFVCNILALLVLSRRIWYPHVGPKMPLPFPALFNNVSVPAFLACMSAGHLLGTIAILTLGVDNYF